Proteins encoded by one window of Xyrauchen texanus isolate HMW12.3.18 chromosome 24, RBS_HiC_50CHRs, whole genome shotgun sequence:
- the LOC127617861 gene encoding KIF-binding protein: MAAYQSAEWRVVCEKFRHAQNLSEVESRKDPENNPFRSKYKARELLKEIHCSLKKIKTEEGGGEVDNEADSESDQMVHREPENDAEKACAEESPAGLRAARLAVLQYYLGVNHIETEELSAGEQHLMNCMKLIDKCTITRENVSLFIQARNQLGILWAGRDETEKAQGFLESAESMYLRYMKEDGQPPMDLQDFFVAEGDELSQQEKIRRFEMAYTHTLYYLAQVYKNLEEYERAGQYCHSTLQRQLEYKQFVPLEWAINAATLSQYYITKTRYMEARHCLAAASVISTLAGEIPSEAAAKESEAECEKREELLQKRSEIARCWIKYCLNLLQDAKKLLEDNIGELDLDRQEELKRAHRNEEEEKEKGRKSAILFGSSDTFDSICSLEEKVSSVLPLDFEEARAIFLVGQGYIAQAKEYFAMDGHVTDHIEILQDHSALFKVLAFFEQDLERRCKMHKRRVDMLEPICKDLNAQYYLLICRQLQFELAETYYEMMDLKLAVADKQDQPDVHTIKKFNHLCSSSIKYYQMFLDSIRSPEGKFPEKLEDDVLRPALVAKFRVARLQSKFISSNLATQLENLTLSLESYNFVVQYCEEHPEAKKAVETELELSEEMVSLLPLKINRIRSTMSTSN; encoded by the exons ATGGCTGCCTACCAGAGTGCCGAGTGGAGGGTGGTGTGCGAGAAATTTCGCCATGCCCAAAATCTCTCAGAAGTAGAGTCAAGAAAAGACCCTGAGAATAACCCTTTCCGATCGAAATACAaagctagagaactactgaagGAAATCcactgttctttaaaaaaaatcaagaccgAGGAAGGAGGAGGGGAGGTTGACAATGAAGCTGACAGTGAGTCCGATCAGATGGTGCATAGAGAACCGGAGAATGATGCTGAGAAAGCGTGCGCCGAAGAGTCTCCAGCCGGGCTGCGAGCGGCGAGGCTCGCGGTGCTCCAGTACTATCTCGGCGTAAACCACATCGAGACAGAGGAGCTCTCCGCCGGCGAGCAGCACCTCATGAACTGCATGAAACTGATCGACAAGTGCACAATAACACGGGAGAACGTCTCATTGTTTATACAGGCCCGG AACCAGCTTGGGATTTTGTGGGCTGGAAGAGATGAGACCGAGAAAGCGCAAGGATTTTTGGAGAGCGCCGAATCAATGTATTTGCGCTACATGAAAGAG GATGGTCAACCACCAATGGATCTTCAAGATTTTTTTGTGGCAGAGGGAGATGAATTATCCCAACAAGAGAAGATAAGAAG GTTTGAAATGGCATATACTCACACACTTTATTACCTTGCTCAAGTGTACAAGAATCTGGAGGAGTATGAGAGAGCTGGACAGTACTGTCACAGCACGCTACAGAGACAGCTGGAGTACAAGCAGTTTGTGCCGCTCGAGTGGGCCATTAATGCAGCCACACTGTCTCAGTATTACATCACCAAG ACACGATACATGGAGGCTCGTCACTGTTTGGCTGCGGCTAGTGTCATTTCTACACTTGCTGGAGAAATCCCCTCAGAAGCAGCTGCCAAAGAAA GTGAGGCTGAATGTGAAAAGCGTGAAGAACttcttcagaagcgatctgaAATTGCCAGATGCTGGATCAAATATTGCCTTAATCTACTGCAAGATGCTAAAAAGCTTCTGGAG GATAATATCGGAGAACTAGACTTGGATCGGCAGGAGGAACTTAAGAGAGCACATCGGAATgaagaggaagaaaaagagaagGGAAGAAAGAGCGCCATCCTTTTTGGTTCAAGTGATACATTCGACTCCATTTGCAGCCTAGAGGAGAAAGTAAGCAGTGTCCTTCCATTGGACTTTGAAGAAGCCCGTGCCATCTTCCTGGTGGGTCAAGGCTACATAGCCCAAGCCAAGGAGTATTTTGCGATGGATGGTCACGTGACTGATCATATCGAAATCTTGCAGGACCATAGCGCACTCTTCAAGGTCCTAGCCTTCTTTGAACAGGACCTGGAGCGGCGCTGTAAGATGCACAAGCGTCGTGTTGACATGCTGGAGCCAATCTGCAAGGATTTGAATGCTCAGTACTATCTGTTAATTTGCCGGCAACTGCAGTTTGAACTTGCAGAAACGTATTATGAGATGATGGACTTGAAGTTGGCTGTGGCCGACAAGCAAGATCAGCCAGATGTGCATACCATTAAAAAGTTTAACCACTTGTGTTCCTCCTCTATAAAGTATTATCAGATGTTTCTTGACTCCATCCGCTCCCCAGAGGGCAAATTTCCAGAGAAGCTTGAGGATGACGTGCTGAGGCCAGCTTTAGTGGCCAAATTCCGTGTGGCCAGATTACAATCCAAGTTTATCTCCAGTAACCTGGCTACTCAGTTGGAGAATCTCACCCTCTCATTAGAGTCTTACAACTTTGTTGTGCAATACTGTGAGGAACACCCAGAAGCCAAGAAGGCAGTTGAGACAGAGTTAGAGCTGAGTGAGGAGATGGTCTCACTGCTACCTCTAAAGATCAATAGAATCAGATCCACGATGTCCACCTCCAACTAA